In Desulfobulbus oralis, one DNA window encodes the following:
- the murC gene encoding UDP-N-acetylmuramate--L-alanine ligase, with translation MYRHNLHIHFVGIGGIGMSGIAELLLTLHYRVSGSDLQENELTRHLESLGGTVHIGHDARWIEGADVVVVSSAVRPDNPEVAAAVAEKIPIVQRAEMLAELMRLKRYGIAVAGSHGKTSTTSMVAAVLTEAGLDPAVVVGGKVQSLGGSNARLGSGEFLVAEADESDGSFLKLSPAIEVITNIDLEHLDYYRDLEHIRSVFGAFVERLPFYGVAVLCLDDDNVAQLLPQIRKRIITYGLSEQADLQAVKLSRQNGRYVFTVRSRDRELGEISLNRPGRHLVYNSLAAVAVGLELDIDFGRIARALGSFQGVQRRLQTKGEAGGILVVDDYGHHPTEIRATLWAVREGWPERRVVTVFQPHRYSRTTALFDQFLTAFRRSDVLILCDIYAASEAPLEGVSSAALAEAIRQYGQKQIHYLPEVLADPARLLPLLEPGDLVLTLGAGSVGRLGEQLLALLQGVGP, from the coding sequence ATGTACAGACACAACCTGCATATTCATTTCGTGGGCATCGGCGGCATCGGCATGTCCGGCATCGCCGAACTCCTGCTGACTCTGCACTACCGGGTGAGCGGCTCCGATCTGCAGGAAAACGAGCTGACCAGGCATCTGGAGAGCCTGGGCGGCACGGTGCACATCGGTCACGACGCCCGCTGGATAGAGGGCGCAGACGTGGTGGTGGTGTCCAGCGCCGTCCGGCCCGACAACCCGGAAGTGGCGGCCGCGGTGGCGGAGAAGATCCCGATCGTGCAGCGGGCCGAGATGCTGGCCGAACTGATGCGGCTCAAGCGCTACGGCATCGCGGTGGCCGGCAGTCACGGCAAAACCAGCACCACGTCCATGGTGGCTGCGGTGCTGACCGAGGCGGGACTGGACCCGGCGGTCGTGGTGGGCGGCAAGGTGCAGAGTCTGGGGGGCAGCAACGCCCGCCTGGGCAGCGGCGAGTTCCTGGTTGCCGAGGCGGACGAGAGCGACGGCTCTTTTCTGAAGCTCTCCCCGGCCATCGAGGTCATCACCAACATCGATCTGGAGCATCTGGACTATTACCGCGACCTGGAGCATATTCGTTCGGTGTTCGGGGCCTTTGTCGAGCGCCTGCCCTTTTACGGCGTGGCCGTGCTCTGCCTGGACGACGACAATGTGGCCCAACTGCTGCCGCAGATCAGAAAGCGCATCATCACCTACGGCCTTTCCGAGCAGGCAGACCTGCAGGCCGTGAAACTGAGCCGCCAGAACGGCCGCTACGTGTTTACCGTGCGCTCCCGTGACCGGGAACTGGGGGAAATCAGCCTCAACCGCCCGGGCCGGCATCTGGTCTACAACAGCCTGGCCGCAGTCGCTGTGGGGCTGGAGCTGGACATTGATTTTGGCCGTATCGCCCGGGCCCTGGGCAGTTTTCAGGGCGTGCAGCGCCGGCTGCAGACCAAAGGCGAGGCCGGGGGCATTCTGGTGGTGGATGACTACGGCCATCACCCCACGGAGATTCGCGCCACGCTTTGGGCGGTCCGCGAGGGCTGGCCGGAGCGCCGGGTGGTGACCGTGTTCCAGCCGCACCGCTACAGCCGCACCACGGCGCTCTTCGACCAGTTTCTGACCGCCTTCAGGCGTTCGGATGTCCTGATTCTCTGCGACATCTATGCGGCGAGCGAAGCGCCGCTCGAAGGGGTGTCGAGCGCAGCTTTGGCCGAGGCCATTCGTCAGTACGGCCAGAAGCAGATCCACTATCTGCCGGAAGTGCTGGCCGATCCGGCAAGGCTCCTGCCGCTGCTGGAGCCGGGGGATCTGGTGCTGACCCTGGGCGCCGGCAGCGTCGGCCGGCTGGGCGAGCAGTTGCTTGCCCTTTTGCAGGGCGTGGGGCCATAG
- the murG gene encoding undecaprenyldiphospho-muramoylpentapeptide beta-N-acetylglucosaminyltransferase: MRAAIAGGGTGGHLFPGIALANALKHREPGSEILFIGTSRLLDQQALQGQGFQLAALASGALKGRGLGARLRALCSQPRAIWQARRLLRQFRPDLVFGVGGYVTGPVLVAAKTLGVPTAIHEQNSVPGLANRLAGHFVDRICISLPCRPAFPAGKTVQTGNPVRAEIVAAARSGRRVRSAGEPLHLLVLGGSQGAHAVNELLLAALMLLHRQGLGIRVQHQSGQADAERLRAGYAAAGIEAQVTPFIMDMAAAYAAADLAVSRAGATTLAELALMGLPAILVPYPYAADDHQAINAAYYADGHAALVFREHELSPERLAACLQDFVADRGRLYEMGRAMRALARPDAAERLVDECLLLAAKGH, encoded by the coding sequence ATGCGTGCGGCGATTGCCGGCGGTGGCACCGGCGGACATCTTTTCCCGGGCATTGCCCTGGCGAATGCGCTGAAGCACCGTGAGCCGGGCAGCGAGATCCTCTTCATCGGCACCTCGCGGCTCCTGGACCAGCAGGCGCTGCAGGGCCAGGGTTTTCAACTGGCCGCCCTGGCCAGCGGCGCTTTGAAGGGACGGGGCCTGGGGGCGCGGCTGCGGGCCCTCTGCTCCCAGCCCCGGGCCATCTGGCAGGCCAGGCGACTGCTGCGGCAGTTCCGGCCGGATCTGGTCTTTGGCGTGGGCGGTTACGTCACTGGGCCCGTTCTGGTGGCGGCGAAGACTCTGGGCGTGCCGACGGCCATTCACGAACAGAATTCGGTGCCTGGGCTGGCCAACCGGCTGGCTGGGCACTTTGTGGACAGGATCTGCATTTCTCTGCCCTGCAGGCCGGCTTTTCCGGCAGGCAAAACCGTGCAGACCGGCAATCCGGTGCGGGCAGAGATTGTGGCGGCCGCCCGGAGCGGGCGCCGCGTGCGGTCTGCGGGCGAGCCGCTGCACCTGCTGGTTCTGGGGGGCAGTCAGGGCGCGCACGCGGTGAACGAGCTGCTGCTCGCGGCCCTGATGCTGCTCCATCGGCAGGGCCTTGGGATACGGGTGCAGCACCAGAGCGGCCAGGCAGATGCGGAGCGGCTGCGCGCAGGCTATGCCGCGGCCGGCATCGAGGCCCAGGTCACGCCCTTCATCATGGACATGGCCGCGGCCTATGCGGCGGCGGATCTGGCCGTGTCGCGGGCCGGAGCCACGACTCTGGCCGAACTGGCGCTTATGGGGCTCCCCGCCATTCTGGTGCCCTATCCCTATGCTGCCGATGACCATCAGGCCATCAACGCGGCCTACTATGCGGACGGGCATGCGGCGCTGGTCTTCCGGGAGCATGAGCTGTCGCCGGAAAGGCTGGCCGCCTGTCTGCAGGACTTCGTGGCCGACCGCGGGCGGCTTTACGAGATGGGCCGGGCCATGCGGGCCCTGGCCCGGCCGGATGCGGCGGAGCGGCTGGTGGACGAATGCCTGCTCCTGGCGGCAAAAGGACATTGA
- the murD gene encoding UDP-N-acetylmuramoyl-L-alanine--D-glutamate ligase gives MGCATDPLPLRAGQVAGVLGLGLAGRAAARFLASLGLRLRVSDQRSREQLAEAEPGFLDFLEGCGAVCEFGGTGGSFLDGLDLLSPAPGVPLQNPLVVAAGRRGIPIMGELALAAGRFRAPVIAVTGSNGKTTTTGLIGHLLKTAGRRPFVGGNIGAPLLDCCLHPEGYDCVVLELSSFQLDISGAFRPDIGLFLNLTPDHLDRHGSLERYAAAKRKLFARQGPGDTAILGIDDALVAATKLPDGVRRLSFGRAADADCVVTADGLRLASAGREQLFPLAAGRLHSLVNRLNAAAALLAVGALDIGPEAMAAGLASFQPAAHRMAPVALIGGVNWIDDSKATNIGAMAAALASCPGRVVLIAGGRDKGGDYGLVADLVRQKVRTLVLLGEAAPLIEAAYGSLTPSLRAGDMHEAVHLAKERAQPGDTVLLAPGCSSFDMFSGYAERGRVFAEAVLALKKAEP, from the coding sequence ATGGGCTGCGCTACGGACCCATTGCCGCTGCGGGCGGGACAGGTGGCGGGCGTTCTGGGCCTGGGCCTGGCCGGCCGGGCAGCGGCGCGCTTTCTGGCGAGCCTCGGGCTCAGGCTCAGGGTCAGCGACCAGCGCAGCCGTGAACAGCTGGCGGAGGCGGAACCCGGATTCCTGGACTTTCTGGAGGGATGCGGTGCGGTCTGCGAGTTTGGCGGCACGGGTGGCAGCTTTCTGGATGGTCTGGATCTGCTTTCGCCGGCGCCCGGCGTGCCGCTGCAAAACCCGCTGGTCGTGGCGGCAGGGCGGCGGGGTATTCCGATCATGGGCGAACTGGCCCTGGCTGCCGGGCGTTTTCGGGCGCCGGTCATTGCGGTTACCGGTTCCAATGGCAAGACCACGACGACCGGGCTGATCGGGCATCTCCTGAAAACAGCGGGCAGAAGGCCCTTTGTGGGCGGCAATATCGGCGCCCCGCTTCTGGACTGTTGCCTGCATCCCGAAGGCTACGACTGTGTGGTGCTGGAACTGTCGAGCTTTCAGCTCGACATCTCCGGCGCCTTCCGGCCGGACATCGGGCTGTTTTTGAATCTCACGCCCGACCATCTGGACCGCCACGGCTCCCTTGAACGGTATGCGGCGGCCAAAAGAAAGCTCTTTGCCAGGCAGGGGCCGGGCGATACGGCCATTCTGGGCATCGACGACGCCCTGGTGGCGGCCACGAAGCTGCCCGACGGCGTGCGGCGCCTGAGCTTCGGCAGGGCGGCGGATGCGGATTGCGTGGTGACAGCCGATGGCCTGCGGCTGGCCTCGGCCGGCCGGGAACAGCTCTTCCCGCTGGCAGCCGGCCGCCTGCATTCTCTGGTAAACCGGCTGAACGCCGCGGCCGCGCTCCTGGCTGTGGGGGCGCTGGACATCGGGCCCGAGGCCATGGCGGCAGGCCTGGCCAGTTTTCAGCCGGCGGCGCATCGCATGGCCCCGGTGGCCCTGATCGGGGGCGTGAACTGGATCGACGATTCCAAGGCCACCAATATCGGCGCCATGGCGGCGGCGCTGGCCAGTTGCCCGGGCAGGGTGGTGCTGATCGCCGGCGGCCGCGACAAGGGGGGCGATTACGGGCTGGTGGCGGATCTGGTGCGGCAGAAGGTGCGCACGCTGGTGCTGCTGGGCGAGGCCGCGCCCCTGATCGAAGCGGCCTATGGCAGCCTGACGCCGAGCCTGCGCGCCGGGGACATGCACGAGGCGGTGCACCTGGCAAAGGAGAGGGCCCAGCCCGGTGATACGGTGCTGCTGGCGCCCGGCTGCTCCAGCTTCGACATGTTTTCCGGTTATGCGGAGCGGGGCCGGGTCTTTGCGGAGGCGGTCCTGGCCTTGAAAAAAGCGGAGCCCTGA
- the mraY gene encoding phospho-N-acetylmuramoyl-pentapeptide-transferase, protein MLYNLLYGFHTEWSWLNVFRYITLRSIGSAITAFLVVAFCGPAFIRWLRSRQIGQVVRDDGPETHWSKRGVPTMGGLLVLAGMGAAVLLWCDLRNGLVWLLLAISVFYAGIGAMDDWKKISRGNSRGISPREKLVLQIGGAAVAAFILLACLHYNGRLSLPFFKSIQPDLGWWYLPFAVLVIVGASNAVNLTDGLDGLAAGPILTTASTYLVFSYAAGNAVIASYLQIPYVEGAGEVTVFCGAIVGACLGFLWFNCYPAQIFMGDVGSLSLGATLGAVAIITKQEFLLVIVGGLFVMEAVSVILQVGYFKLSHGRRIFLMAPFHHHFEKKGWPEPKVVMRFWIISIILGLLALSTLKLR, encoded by the coding sequence ATGCTCTATAATCTGCTGTACGGCTTCCATACCGAATGGAGCTGGCTGAACGTCTTTCGCTACATCACCCTGCGCTCCATCGGCAGCGCAATCACCGCCTTCCTAGTGGTGGCCTTCTGCGGGCCGGCCTTTATCCGCTGGCTCAGGAGCCGGCAGATCGGCCAGGTGGTGCGCGACGACGGTCCGGAAACCCACTGGTCCAAGCGCGGGGTGCCCACCATGGGCGGCCTGCTCGTGCTGGCCGGCATGGGGGCGGCCGTCCTCCTGTGGTGCGATCTGCGCAACGGGCTCGTGTGGCTGCTGCTGGCCATCAGCGTGTTTTACGCCGGCATCGGCGCCATGGACGACTGGAAGAAAATCAGCAGGGGCAACAGCCGGGGCATCTCGCCCAGAGAAAAGCTGGTTCTGCAGATTGGGGGGGCGGCGGTGGCGGCCTTCATCCTTCTGGCCTGTCTGCACTACAACGGCAGGCTCAGTCTGCCCTTTTTCAAGAGCATCCAGCCGGACCTGGGCTGGTGGTATCTGCCGTTCGCGGTTCTGGTCATTGTGGGCGCCTCCAATGCCGTCAACCTGACCGACGGTCTGGATGGTCTCGCGGCCGGGCCGATTCTCACCACCGCCTCAACCTATCTGGTCTTTTCCTACGCGGCCGGCAATGCGGTCATAGCCTCCTATCTGCAGATCCCCTATGTGGAAGGCGCGGGCGAGGTCACGGTGTTCTGCGGGGCCATCGTCGGCGCCTGCCTGGGCTTTCTCTGGTTCAACTGCTACCCGGCCCAGATTTTCATGGGCGATGTCGGTTCCCTGTCTCTGGGCGCCACCCTGGGCGCGGTGGCCATTATCACCAAACAGGAATTTCTCCTGGTGATTGTGGGCGGCCTCTTCGTCATGGAAGCGGTCTCCGTCATTTTGCAGGTGGGCTACTTCAAGCTGAGCCACGGCAGGCGCATCTTCCTCATGGCGCCCTTCCACCACCATTTCGAGAAAAAGGGTTGGCCCGAGCCCAAGGTCGTGATGCGCTTCTGGATCATATCCATCATCCTGGGCCTTTTGGCCCTGAGCACCCTGAAGCTGAGGTGA
- a CDS encoding UDP-N-acetylmuramoyl-L-alanyl-D-glutamate--2,6-diaminopimelate ligase, with translation MNTRPPRSLGELLSASGLPAGLSGAALDVPVTAVVCDSRRVTAGALFVALPGHTTAGHLYVEEAIRRGCSAVVAERGRIDATWPVPGLPVDDPQQALLALAAAWYGHPARSLHCIGITGTNGKTTSTWLIEGLLVQAGLCCGVIGTVDYRWHDASGVHVLQKAALTTPDVLTLQALLRQMVDAGATHLVMELSSHALDQGRVGGLAFDVAVFTNLTRDHLDYHGDMARYFAAKKRLFTEYLAPGGTAVIDVDAPGDEQAWGERLAAGLGGIRVLRTGLDPRCDVGAEAIEYGFSGFNCTLRACGERVPLHSPLVGAYNVRNVLGAVGAGLALNVPLPQICAGIANVRVVPGRLERVVPKGDSRLFPAVFVDYAHTPDALDNVLRTLRLIRKSGRIVCVFGCGGDRDKGKRPLMGQAAARLSDRILATSDNPRTEDPEAILDAVIPGLEQAGAKACAEARLFAASQPGPCYARVCDRRRAIALACGLAGPEDIVLIAGKGHEDYQICGTEKQYCDDRVLALDALTNWNGRLLLAALKPVGGAVVAQAEAPRLLGRVSTDSRQLAAGDIFVALKGERFDGHDFIGQALAAGAGAVIGEAFPESALTQRATLCLRVEDSLAALGALAAFRRQLFAGSLRVAAITGSSGKTTVKEMVAAICENALRDGWANTEPVLKTCGNFNNLIGLPLSLLPLHAGHRVAVMEMGMSAPGEIAALTGIADPDLGCINTVHPAHLQGLGSLAGVAAAKGELFQAMRPEAVRVVNEDDPRIWRIAEASGGSRIGFALTEAGLARHPLVSVRDLENLGPAGLRFTLHIGSWHQRIDLPALGEHNAHNAAAAAAIAVGLGITPENIALGLARYRPLERRLALRKLPGGLQVLNDVYNANPASMAAGLRTLAALATTGGRTRSVAVLGDMLELGADSARLHREIGELAAALHLDWLAVSGGQAEEIAAAAQEAGMAAGRVLVFAAPAEIGLWCAGLFRSGRLEQGDWIFVKGSRGMHMEGFIEELERQLSGEAHAL, from the coding sequence ATGAACACCCGTCCCCCGCGCTCTCTTGGCGAACTGCTGTCGGCCTCCGGGCTGCCGGCGGGTCTTTCCGGCGCCGCACTGGATGTGCCGGTCACGGCCGTGGTCTGCGATTCCCGCAGGGTCACGGCGGGCGCGCTCTTTGTGGCACTGCCCGGTCATACGACTGCCGGGCATCTGTATGTGGAGGAGGCCATCAGGCGGGGCTGCTCCGCAGTGGTGGCGGAGCGGGGCCGCATCGATGCAACATGGCCCGTTCCCGGCCTTCCGGTGGACGACCCCCAACAGGCGCTCCTGGCCCTGGCAGCGGCCTGGTACGGTCATCCGGCCCGCAGCCTGCACTGCATCGGCATCACGGGCACCAACGGCAAGACCACCAGCACCTGGCTGATTGAGGGCCTGCTGGTGCAGGCCGGCCTCTGTTGCGGGGTCATCGGCACGGTCGATTACCGCTGGCACGACGCGAGCGGTGTGCATGTGCTGCAGAAGGCCGCCCTGACCACGCCGGACGTGCTGACCCTTCAGGCGCTCCTGCGGCAGATGGTCGATGCGGGGGCGACCCATCTGGTCATGGAGCTGTCCTCCCATGCCCTGGATCAGGGCCGGGTCGGCGGTCTGGCCTTTGATGTCGCCGTGTTCACCAACCTGACCCGGGACCATCTGGATTACCATGGCGACATGGCCCGCTACTTTGCCGCCAAGAAGCGGCTGTTCACCGAATATCTGGCTCCGGGCGGCACGGCGGTGATCGACGTGGACGCACCGGGCGACGAGCAGGCCTGGGGCGAGCGGCTGGCGGCCGGCCTGGGTGGGATCAGGGTGCTGCGCACCGGGCTGGACCCGCGCTGCGACGTCGGGGCAGAGGCTATCGAGTATGGCTTTTCCGGCTTCAACTGCACGCTGCGGGCCTGCGGAGAGCGGGTGCCGCTGCATTCGCCGCTGGTGGGCGCCTACAATGTGCGCAATGTCCTGGGGGCCGTGGGCGCGGGGCTGGCGCTCAACGTGCCGCTTCCGCAGATCTGCGCGGGCATTGCCAATGTTCGGGTCGTGCCCGGCCGGCTGGAGCGGGTCGTGCCCAAGGGCGACTCCCGGCTCTTCCCGGCCGTCTTTGTGGACTATGCCCACACGCCGGATGCGCTGGACAATGTGCTGCGCACGCTGCGCCTCATCCGCAAGAGTGGACGGATCGTCTGCGTGTTCGGCTGCGGCGGCGACCGGGACAAGGGCAAACGGCCGCTCATGGGACAGGCGGCTGCCCGCCTGAGCGACCGGATTCTCGCCACCTCGGACAATCCCCGCACGGAAGATCCGGAAGCCATCCTGGACGCCGTCATTCCCGGGCTCGAGCAGGCAGGCGCGAAGGCCTGCGCCGAAGCCCGGCTGTTTGCGGCGTCGCAGCCGGGGCCCTGCTACGCCCGGGTCTGCGACCGGCGCCGGGCCATCGCTCTCGCCTGTGGGCTGGCAGGGCCCGAGGACATCGTCCTGATTGCCGGCAAGGGTCACGAGGACTATCAGATCTGCGGCACGGAGAAACAGTACTGTGACGACCGTGTCCTTGCCCTGGATGCGCTCACGAACTGGAACGGGCGTCTGCTGCTGGCTGCCCTGAAGCCGGTGGGCGGCGCCGTTGTGGCGCAGGCCGAGGCACCCCGCCTGCTGGGCCGGGTGAGCACCGACAGCCGGCAACTGGCGGCTGGCGACATTTTCGTGGCGCTGAAAGGCGAGCGCTTCGACGGTCACGACTTCATCGGGCAGGCCCTGGCCGCAGGCGCGGGCGCCGTCATTGGCGAAGCCTTTCCGGAGAGCGCCCTGACGCAGCGGGCGACGCTGTGCCTCAGGGTCGAGGACAGTCTGGCGGCCCTGGGAGCGCTCGCGGCTTTCCGGCGGCAGCTCTTTGCCGGCTCGCTCCGGGTTGCGGCCATTACCGGCAGTTCCGGCAAGACCACGGTCAAGGAGATGGTGGCCGCCATTTGCGAGAACGCTCTCAGAGACGGGTGGGCCAATACGGAGCCGGTGCTCAAGACCTGCGGCAATTTCAACAACCTGATCGGTCTGCCCCTCTCGCTGCTGCCCCTGCATGCGGGCCACCGCGTGGCTGTCATGGAAATGGGCATGAGCGCGCCCGGTGAAATCGCAGCCCTGACCGGCATCGCCGATCCGGACCTGGGCTGCATCAATACCGTGCACCCCGCGCATCTGCAGGGTCTGGGCAGCCTGGCAGGCGTGGCCGCGGCCAAGGGCGAACTCTTTCAGGCCATGCGGCCCGAGGCCGTTCGGGTGGTGAACGAGGACGATCCCCGCATCTGGCGGATCGCCGAAGCCTCGGGCGGCAGCAGGATTGGCTTTGCCCTGACCGAGGCGGGGCTGGCCAGGCATCCCCTGGTCTCTGTGCGGGATCTGGAAAATCTGGGTCCTGCCGGCCTGCGTTTCACCCTGCACATCGGTTCCTGGCACCAGCGCATCGATCTGCCGGCCCTGGGCGAGCACAATGCCCACAATGCGGCCGCAGCCGCAGCCATCGCGGTGGGCCTGGGCATTACGCCGGAAAACATCGCCCTGGGTCTGGCCCGGTATCGCCCGCTGGAGCGGCGGCTGGCCCTCAGGAAACTGCCCGGGGGCCTCCAGGTGCTCAACGACGTCTACAACGCCAATCCGGCCTCCATGGCAGCCGGCCTGCGCACCCTGGCGGCCCTGGCCACGACGGGCGGGAGAACGCGGAGCGTCGCTGTTCTGGGCGACATGCTGGAACTGGGAGCGGATTCGGCCAGACTGCACCGGGAGATCGGCGAACTGGCCGCTGCCCTGCATCTGGACTGGCTGGCCGTAAGCGGAGGGCAGGCCGAGGAAATCGCGGCTGCCGCCCAGGAGGCCGGCATGGCGGCCGGGCGGGTGCTGGTCTTTGCCGCGCCCGCGGAAATCGGCCTTTGGTGCGCCGGCCTGTTCCGATCGGGCCGGCTTGAGCAGGGCGACTGGATTTTTGTCAAGGGTTCCCGCGGGATGCACATGGAAGGCTTCATCGAAGAGCTGGAGCGCCAACTTTCAGGAGAGGCCCATGCTCTATAA
- a CDS encoding PASTA domain-containing protein yields the protein MPHESAGENAAPAILRGSVYDQGFNELAVSYRLYTLNVRPADMTDHRATAQALAQVTGRPAADLEGSLKSSRQSLRLMDDLDERQAAAIEGLHLPGVFCVPVEYRFYPAHTAASHVLGFMDGRTGLAGVEGRYDAVLSSRTVRNSNIPAIDFKGQQILGAESVDLILTLDLRLQRQLEQMVREYLAAQGLGKGMGLLLEPGSGRVLALVNQPAFNPNYFWKARDDNRVNRIYSQLLDRDLIRPIMARAAAIERGGLDGAPLLPATVAAPDYGFSGDMLHDFARRIRLFDSVSDNWEGGASQDNREGSQEAVTGVQIGATLASLVNGGWRINPFVVDSIYDHGSRTRFYRKNEGDSRAHVLDPALSVKVRRDLFSCWVSTADNKILYRAEKRQDGSAGELRGYSIQRLFAGMVPAQYPRYLLVIAVETSEMQPRQGSAVTQTDSLVQLGRSMLSYVQNHPPQVAPTEEPPPRNEENKNQFFISRRLAAPKTPEEVAARAATMPALRGLSLRKALRKMDPYKMKVNITGRGRVVAQYPLAGSPLHGANECALTLDER from the coding sequence ATGCCTCATGAATCTGCAGGGGAAAACGCCGCTCCCGCTATCCTGCGGGGCTCTGTCTACGATCAGGGCTTCAATGAACTGGCGGTCAGCTATCGCCTGTACACCCTGAATGTGCGACCCGCCGACATGACTGATCACCGGGCCACGGCCCAGGCCCTGGCCCAGGTGACCGGCCGGCCGGCAGCCGATCTGGAGGGCAGCCTGAAAAGCTCCCGCCAGAGCCTCAGGCTCATGGATGATCTGGATGAACGTCAGGCAGCGGCCATAGAAGGCCTGCATCTGCCTGGCGTTTTTTGCGTGCCCGTGGAATACCGTTTCTACCCGGCCCATACCGCCGCATCCCACGTGCTGGGCTTCATGGATGGCCGGACAGGCCTGGCCGGTGTGGAGGGCCGTTACGATGCCGTGCTGTCGTCGCGTACGGTGCGCAACAGCAACATTCCGGCCATTGATTTCAAGGGACAGCAGATCCTGGGCGCGGAATCGGTTGATCTGATTCTGACCCTGGACCTCCGTTTGCAGCGCCAGCTCGAGCAGATGGTGCGGGAATATCTTGCCGCCCAGGGGCTGGGAAAGGGCATGGGCCTCCTGCTGGAGCCCGGAAGCGGCCGAGTGCTGGCCCTGGTCAACCAGCCGGCCTTCAATCCGAATTACTTCTGGAAGGCCCGGGATGATAATCGGGTCAATCGCATTTACAGCCAGTTGCTCGATCGGGACCTCATCCGGCCGATCATGGCCCGGGCCGCTGCCATAGAGCGGGGCGGCCTGGACGGGGCGCCGCTTTTGCCAGCCACGGTGGCAGCGCCTGACTATGGTTTTTCCGGTGATATGCTGCACGACTTTGCACGGCGCATCCGGCTCTTCGATTCGGTGTCCGACAACTGGGAAGGCGGGGCGTCCCAGGACAATCGCGAGGGCAGCCAGGAGGCGGTGACCGGCGTGCAGATCGGCGCCACCCTGGCCAGTCTGGTCAACGGCGGCTGGCGCATCAATCCCTTTGTGGTCGATTCCATTTACGATCATGGGAGCAGGACCCGTTTTTACCGGAAGAACGAGGGCGACAGCCGGGCGCATGTGCTGGATCCGGCCCTGAGCGTCAAGGTGCGGCGCGACCTGTTTTCCTGCTGGGTATCGACTGCGGACAACAAGATTCTGTATCGGGCGGAAAAGCGGCAGGACGGCTCGGCCGGCGAGCTGCGCGGATATTCCATCCAGCGGCTTTTTGCCGGCATGGTTCCGGCGCAGTACCCCAGGTATCTTTTGGTGATTGCGGTAGAAACCAGCGAAATGCAGCCCCGGCAGGGCTCCGCCGTCACCCAGACGGACAGTCTGGTGCAGCTTGGCCGCAGTATGCTGAGCTACGTTCAGAATCATCCGCCGCAGGTGGCCCCGACCGAAGAGCCGCCGCCTCGCAACGAAGAAAACAAAAACCAGTTTTTCATCAGCAGGCGTCTGGCCGCGCCCAAAACGCCGGAGGAAGTCGCGGCCCGGGCCGCGACCATGCCGGCCCTCAGGGGTCTCAGTCTGCGCAAGGCGCTTCGGAAGATGGATCCCTACAAGATGAAGGTGAACATTACGGGCCGCGGCAGGGTGGTGGCGCAGTATCCCCTGGCCGGCAGCCCGCTGCATGGCGCGAATGAATGCGCCCTGACTTTGGACGAACGATGA
- the rsmH gene encoding 16S rRNA (cytosine(1402)-N(4))-methyltransferase RsmH — MTEAAMARHVPVLLQEVLDWLRPAAGRVYVDATLGLGGHSRAMLAASVPDGRVIGFEWDRQAVAIAGERLASFGERIQIVPASYTEMPAVLHHLGIQAADGLLADLGLSSLQLDLAERGFCFHSDAPLDMRMDRKRPLNAAQLLAEASESQLADLLYYYGEERQARRIARHLVRARELQAITTTKQLAALVAQAVPRRYHPKRVHVATQTFQALRIAVNGELDNVRALLTLAPQVLKPGGRMAIIAFHSLEDRLVKRAMEQDPRLQPLCKKPVTPGPEELAANPRSRSARMRIARRLE; from the coding sequence ATGACCGAAGCTGCGATGGCGCGTCATGTGCCGGTTCTGCTTCAGGAAGTGCTGGACTGGCTGCGACCCGCAGCCGGCCGGGTGTATGTGGATGCCACTCTGGGCCTGGGCGGCCACAGCCGGGCGATGTTGGCGGCCTCGGTACCTGATGGCCGGGTGATCGGCTTTGAATGGGACAGGCAGGCGGTGGCAATTGCGGGAGAAAGGCTGGCCTCCTTTGGCGAACGGATCCAGATTGTGCCGGCTTCCTATACGGAAATGCCCGCCGTTCTGCACCATCTGGGCATTCAGGCGGCGGACGGCCTGCTGGCCGATTTGGGCCTTTCCTCGCTGCAGCTGGATCTTGCCGAGCGCGGCTTCTGCTTCCACTCCGATGCCCCCCTGGACATGCGCATGGACCGGAAGCGGCCCTTGAATGCAGCCCAGTTGCTTGCGGAAGCGAGTGAGTCGCAGTTGGCCGACCTGCTCTACTACTACGGGGAAGAGCGGCAGGCCCGGCGCATTGCCAGGCATCTGGTGCGGGCCAGGGAGCTGCAGGCCATAACGACGACCAAGCAGCTGGCGGCACTGGTGGCTCAGGCCGTACCCCGGCGCTATCACCCGAAACGGGTGCATGTGGCCACTCAGACTTTTCAGGCCCTGCGCATTGCCGTGAACGGCGAGCTGGACAATGTGCGCGCGCTTTTGACCCTGGCGCCGCAGGTGCTGAAGCCGGGGGGGCGCATGGCCATTATCGCTTTTCACTCGCTGGAAGACCGGCTGGTGAAGCGGGCTATGGAGCAGGACCCGCGCCTGCAGCCCCTGTGTAAAAAACCGGTGACGCCGGGACCGGAAGAGCTTGCGGCAAATCCCCGCAGCCGCAGCGCCAGGATGCGTATTGCCAGGCGCTTGGAGTAA